In the Flavobacteriales bacterium genome, GGCGCCACCACCACGTCCGCCACATGCTCCACGCTCGGCGACGCGATCGTGCGCGACCAATGCGTCTGCGCGCCGGACCTGATGTGCAGCCCGCACAATGCGCAGATGATCAGGACCCGCTGAATGCGCCTCATCCACCCGAAGGTACTCCTGGCGTTCAAGCTGACCAAGGCGAATAAGCCGACCGGAGGGCGCCCGGAAGCACTGGAAACGAAGCGGATGAAGGTCCAGGAAGCAGCCCTGCGGCTCCATCGCGAACTCCCGTGCTCCGTGTACACGGCGAGGATGGCGCTGGAGACGCATGGACCGATCGGTCGCCGAAGCGACGGACACCTTGGAAGTGATCGCGCAGGACGGACCGGGGGGCAACCTTGCCGTGTTGTTCGCCGTACGAAGGCCACCTGTCATTGCTTCAGTGCGACCCATGGACCTGTTTGGACGACCGTATTCCGTGATGCTGCTTGCCGTTGCCCTTCTGGGCAACGGCTGCAGCCGGAACCTGCTCGAGGAGCGTGTGGCGGAAGGGGTCATCGAGTATGCATTGACCTTTCCGGACTACGACCCCAACGGCCTGATGGCCGGCATGTTACCGGAAAGGACGACCGTGACCTTCACCCAGGACAAGCAGGTGGCCGAGCTCAGCGCCGGCATGGGCGTGTTCCGCACGGCCATCGTGACGGACAACAGCCGGAAGCAGATGGACTACCACCTGAGCCTGCTGAGCAAGAAGCTGGTAAGCCGGTTGCAGCCTCGCGACATGCTGACCTTCAACAAGGAGAAGCCGGCCCTCACGATCCTTTACACGAATGAGGTGGATACGATCGCCGGATACCCGTGCAAGAAGGCCGTGGCCGTGTTCGGGGGCATCGACAAGCCGGAGATCGAGCTGTACTACACCGACCGCATCCGCATCGAGGACCCCAACTGGTACGGTCCGTTCCAGGAGATACCCGGGGTGCTGCTGCGCTACGAGATGGTCCAATACGGAATGCGCATGCGGCTGGACGCCGTGGCCGTGACCCCCGGCAAGGTGGACGCTGCGCGCTTCGCCCAGAAAGAGGGCTACCAGGAGGTGCCGCCGGCCGTGCTGGACCATGAACTGCAGGAGGTGCTGGGCACCTTCAGCCTCTGAGGCCCAGCGGCTTCGGGTTTTCCTTCGGAACTGTTGATAATAGCCGGACGCCGCGGTCCGTTGGGGGGAATACCCCCCGGTACTTTTGAACGACCCGCGCTCCAGCCCGCGCGGGCCCGATGCCCGTGGCCAACGAACGCAAGAACAGGGTGAGGTCCTCCGAGGACGATGCCCCTGTGGAGACCCCGAAACGCGCCACCAAGCGCAACAAGCCGCGTGATGCCGGACCGGGCTGGTGGTCCCGCACCAGGGCCTTCGTGGCCGACCGGCGCACCCACAAGGTGTTCGGCCTCTTCCTGGTGCTGCTGAGCGGTTACCTGCTGGTGGCCTTCGTGAGCTACCTGTTCACCTGGCGCGCGGACCAGGACCTCACCAACCGGTCATGGGGCGCCCTGTTGAGCCGCGAGGTGGAGGCCGACAACTGGCTGGGCAAGCTGGGTGCCTTGGTCAGCCACCAGTTCATCCGCAGCTGGTTCGGTGTGGCAGCCTTCGTCTTCGTGCTGTGGAGCTTCCTGGGCGGTCTGCGCATCCTGGTGGGCAGCTGGCTGCTGCCGGTGCGTCGCACCCTCACCTGGAGCGCGGTGACCCTCTTCTGGCTGCCAGCAGCCCTGGCCTTCGCGTTCCGCAGTGGCGAGCTCGCGTTCCTGGGCGGTGCGCTCGGCTACACGGTGAACGGCCACCTCACCGGCCTGCTGGGCAATTTCGGCGCTGCAGCCTTGCTGCTGTTCAGCCTGGGGGCCGTCCTCACCGCGGTATTCGATCCCAACTTCAGCTGGCTCGCCACCCTGATGCAGCGTCGGACCGCAGCTCCGGTGGAGCGTGCGGTGACCGAGGAACCGGTGGAGATCAAGGCCAACCGCGTGCGGACGGAGACCGTGTCGGAGCCGGCCGCCCCGGCCACGGAACCGGTGGCCGAGGTCATGGGGACGGATCGACCGGACGAAGCGGAGGTCGAGGAACTGGAAGAGGTCGTGGAAGAGCCCGAGCCGACGCTGGAGGAGGAGATCGGGATGGAGGTGGAGGGCCTGGAGCCCGCGGCCGGCCTGGAGCTGGATGTGACCCCATCTCCGCCGGATGAGCTGCCTGCCGACCCCATCCTGCCCGCCGTGCCCATCGCGGTGGACGGCATGAGCGTGGTGGCCGCGGCCGAGGATAAGGTGCTCACCGAGGACCAGATCGAGGCCAAGCTGCAGGAGTTCGGCGAGTACGACCCCACGCTGGACCTCAGTAGCTACGAGCTACCGCCGCTGGACCTGCTGGTGGACCATGGCACGGGTGAGGTGACGGTGACCAAGGAGGAACTGGAGGCCAACAAGGACCGGATCGTCGCCACCCTCGGGCATTACAACATCGGCATCGACAAGATCAAGGCGACCATCGGCCCCACGGTCACGCTGTACGAGATCATCCCGCAGGCCGGGGTGCGCATCAGCAAGATCAAGAACCTGGAGGACGACATCGCGCTGAGCCTGGCCGCCCTGGGCATCCGCATCATCGCACCCATCCCCGGCAAGGGCACCATCGGCATCGAGGTGCCCAACAGCAGGCCGCAGGTGGTGGGCATGCGTGCGGTGGTGGCCAGCGAGAAGTTCCAGAACACCAGCATGGACCTGCCGATCGTGCTGGGCAAGACCATCAGCAACGAGACCTTCGTCACGGACCTCAGCAAGATGCCGCACCTGCTGATGGCCGGTGCCACGGGCCAGGGCAAATCGGTGGGTCTGAACGCGATCCTGGTCAGCCTGCTGTACAAGAAGCACCCCAGCCAGATCAAGTTCGTGCTGGTGGACCCGAAGAAGGTGGAGCTCACCCTCTTCAACAAGATCGAGCGGCACTTCCTGGCCAAGCTGCCCGGCGAGGGCGAGGCCATCATCACCGACACCAAGAAGGTGGTGGCCACGCTGAACAGCCTGTGCATCGAGATGGACGAGCGCTACGAGCTGCTCAAGGACGCGCAGGTGCGCAACATCAAAGAGTACAACAGCAAGTTCATCCAGCGCCGGCTGAACCCGGAGAACGGCCACCGCTACCTCCCCTACATCGTGCTGGTGGTGGACGAGTTCGCCGACCTGATCATGACCGCGGGCCGCGAGGTGGAGACGCCCATCGCGCGCCTGGCCCAGCTGGCGCGTGCCATCGGCATCCACCTGATCATCGCCACGCAGCGACCGAGCGTGAACATCATCACGGGCACCATCAAGGCCAACTTCCCGGCGCGCATCGCCTTCCGGGTGACGAGCAAGGTGGACAGCCGCACGATCCTGGACAGCGGCGGGGCCGAGCAGCTCATCGGCCGGGGCGACATGCTGCTGAGCACGGGCAACGACCTCATCCGCATCCAGTGCGCCTTTGTGGACACGCCGGAGGTGGACAAGATCTGCGACTTCATCGGTGCGCAGCGCGGCTACCCCGACGCGCTCATCCTGCCCGAGGTGCCCACGGAAGAGGGCGGCGAACTGGATGTGGACGACGGCGAGCGCGACAGCATGTTCGAGGAGGCCGCCCGCCTGGTGGTGCAGACCCAGCAGGGCTCCACCTCCCTCATCCAACGCAAGCTGAAGCTGGGCTACAACCGCGCCGGCCGCATCGTGGACCAGCTGGAGGCCGCCGGCGTGCTGGGGCCCTTCGAGGGCAGCAAGGCCCGCCGCGTGATGATCCCCAACGAGGCCGCGTTGGCCGCGCACCTGAACCAGGGGGTGGCGGCAGGGCCGGGGGTGGGGGGATTCTGAACGAACTCATCATTGCAGCTACCCCCTGATGTCCAAGTTGCTCCTGTGTGTGCTCTTGGTCTTGGTTATCGCAGGGAGCGTCTTCATGTTGTATCGCGCCAAGGACAAGCCGGCACGATTGAGGATGGTGCTCTATACGAAACTGGGATGGGCCACGCTCGGCGCAATAACGTTGCTTTGGTTGATCCTGAGTGGCCGGCTTGTTCTGTGAACTACTCGAACGACTGTCTCAACGTGCAGCGGCGGTTCCGGGGGTGGGGATGACGCTGGAACCAGATGGGCTCCCCTACCCTGTCAATGGCCGCGAGTCTTGGACACGATGCAGAAGCGTAGCTCTTCAGTGTGGCATGACATCGGATTATCTTTCGAGCATGGCAACGAAGACCAAGCGCCCCCCCAAAGGCAAGCGTGCTGCACGCAGCAAGGCTATCGCACCCAAGAAGGCGGTGAAGACCCGCAAGGCGACAACCTTCGCAAAGCCCTACGACGCCAAGAAGTACGCGGGAAGCGTGCCTGCCTTTGCCAGCTTGGTGGCCGAGGACATGAAGCAGTGGCGTGATGACCGTTGAACGGCTGCTGGTAGATACCAACGTGCTCGTCTACCACTTAGGGGGACGAGCCGATGCGACCCGAGCACTACAGGATGTCGAGGTGCATATCTCGTTCGTAACCGAGATCGAACTGCAGAGCAAAGCAACGCTGAGCGCCAAGGACCTGCTGAGCATTCAGGCGGCCATGGCGAACTTCCGGATCAGCGACGTGAACCCGTCCATCAAACAGATGGCTGCCGCACTGAGGCGCAAGCACGGTCTGAAATTCGCCGATGCGCTGGTGGCCGCCACTGCCCTGCATTTGAACCTTCCATTGCTTACTGCGGATGGTGGTTTCGAACGGCTGAAAGGGGAGATGGAGATCCGGTCGCTCTGACCCTGGTCACCGGCGCCACACGAGACCATGATCGCCTCCCGCTTGGTAGCCGCATGACCGGGTGGTTGTTCCCCATACGCCACCAATCGCCACATCATGCCCAAGATGCCGAGTAGATGGTGTTGTTGTGGCGGCGGGGCCGGGCGTGGGGGGATTCTGAATCAGGAGCCGCAGAGGCGCCAAGGCGCAGAGAACGCGTGGTCGGCTGACGGGATCCGTTCCAGAGGTGGGGATGACGCTGGAACCAGATGGGCCTCCCCCACCCTTCACCTGACCCACCATCCGCGAACGTTCACAGCTTCACGAACCGGACGACCCCTTGTTGCCCACCCTGCTCCATGGTAATGAAATAGAAACCAGGCTCAAGATCGGTAAGGTCCATGGTGGTGGTGATGCGTAGGGCACGAACCAGGGATCCGGCGGCATCATGGATGCGCACCTCGATCGGCGCCGAAGCAGGGGCTTGCACGGTCACCAGTCCGGTGGAAGGGTTCGGGATCACGGTGAAGGTGGATGGACCAGCCTGTTCCGGTACCGCGGTCGCCGGCTGACAGGCGGCCTGGAGCGCGTCATAGGCCTGTTGCTCGGACGTGTTCAGTCCGCCAAGGAGCAGGTCCGTGCTCTCCCAGGGATCGTTCAGCAGGTCGAAGAACTGTTGGGTGCCGTCATCGAGGTCGATCAGTTTCCAGCGCTCATCGCGGATGGCATGCCCGCTCACCGCACCCTGGGATACGTTGGCGAAGAGGCAGCTGCGCACGGTCTGACCGGTTTGGGTGAACAGCGGCACAAGGCTCCGGCTGTCCTCATAGGCGGGAAGCGCATGGCCCGTGAGCTCCACGATGGTGGCGAAGAGGTCCGTGGTGTTCACCAAGGCCGCTTCGCGTTCGCCTGCCCTGGTGATCCCTGGGCCGGCGATGACGAGCGGAACGCGTACACCGCCCTCATAGAGCGTACCCTTGGCATGGTTCGGCGGGTAAGGGACCTGGATGACGTCCGGGCTGGTGCCATTATCGCCGATGAAAAGCACGACGGTATTGGCCAACTCCGCGGCTGTCAGGGACGCAAGCAGCCGGTCCACCTCATGGTCCACGCTTTCCACCATGGCCAGGTAGTAAGGCATGGGGTTCGCCGCAATGCTGTCCGGGTGGACGGGCAAGGGGCCCTGCTGATGCAGGAACAGCGGCGGCCGGTGCAGCGGGGTATGCGGTGCATTGTAGGCCAGCCAGCAGAACCAAGGCGTGGTCTGTTGGTCGATCCAGTCGATGGCGCGGTCGGTGAGCGCCGTGGTGACATAGTCCGTGGAGGGCGATGTGACCCCGTCCACGGTCAGCGACCAGGACGTGTAGCTGCTCACCGCACCGCTCAGGATCCCTGCGAAGTGCGGCACCCCCATGATGTTCGGGTAGGTGGGATCGGGCTGTTGGCCGCCCAGATGCCACTTGCCGATGATGCACGAGGCATAACCGCTGTTCAGGTCCGAGAGGTGCCGATGAAGCGTGGTCTCTCCTGCCGGCAGCAGGGACAGGTCGCCCGGATTGAGCACACCGGTGCGGAAACCGTACCGGCCTGTGATGATCGTGCTGCGTGTGGGCGAGCACAGCGGGTCGGCCCACACGTTGTCGAAGGTGAGGCCCTGAGCCATGAGCGCCTCCAGGTTGGGCATGGCCGCCTTGTCAACCCATGGTGCGTAACCGGGAACGGGATCGAGCCCCAGGTCATCCGCGATCACCAACAGGATATTGGGTTGCTGGGCGTTGACGGACAGGACAACGGCCCAGAGGGTGCTTGCAAGGAGGTGGCGCATCGCAGGGAAGGACAGGCGAACAAGGTCGGGGTTTGATCCGTGGGTGTCATCCTGCCCGTGCGGTCCCCTACCCCACCAACCGCCACACCATCCCCACGAGCACCGCGCCCATGATCACTGAGTAGATGGTCTTGTTGTGGCGGGCGAGCCACTCGGGCAGGTAGATGTCGAAGTTGGCGCGCTGGGAGTCGGAGTAACGACGGGCCACCACGGGGTGGCTCGAAGTACCTCGCTCCGGCGGCGCGATCCAACGCGTCCGCACGTTGCTATTGCTTGCCCTCGTTCGCCCATACTTCGTTCTGGCTCAGCCGGATACTTAGTTCCAGTATCCTTGCTTCGCCACGCCTTGTCTGGGCGAACGATCGCTTCGCGCGCCATCCGTTCGAGGTACTTCGAGCCACCCCACGGTGAGCGGGCAGCTCAAGCGGAAGAGGAGCAGTGCGATGATCTCCAGCCCCACCAGCCCCAGGCCCATCCAGAACCAGCGGTCGATGCGGTCGGCGATGACGGCGTAGAGGAGGTAGTAGATGACCGCACTGAGCACCACCCAGATGACGGTGTGTACGGCCTTGATCGCGATCAACGCTGCCCGCGCTTGCATGGCCCGAAGGTGGGCACGGGTGGCCCCCACGGCCCTGATGACGATCACCCACCAACGCCAGCGGCCCCCGAACTGGTCGGAGGCCGCTGACCCTGGGTCGCCGTTCGATCAGAACACCACGGCCTTGCTGCGGCGGGGGGGCGTCAGTCGGCGGGTATGCTCCACGGCCACACAACCGCCCTGCGCATCAAAGGCCAGGCGCCCCACGGGACCGGCATAGGCCAGGCCGCCCATGCGCTTCTCGAGTTCGAGCACCACGCCCATGCGGAGCTGCCGCGGTCCTTTTCCATCGGGTCCGCGCTCGGCGTGATGGGTGTCCACCACCACCTCCTTGCTGAGGTGGCCGGGATGCTCGAAGCGCACCAACACCTCCGCATCGGCGGGCAGCAGCACATCAAAGCGACCGGTGCGCGATACGGGGGCGGTGTGCACGGAGCCCCCCACCTGCACCTCCACGGTGGCTTGGTCGAAACTGAGGGCCTCCACATGGAGCCAGCCGATGAGCTCCACCGTGGTGCTCGCGAGCGGGGCCGGGGGTGGATCGGCCTGGGCGGCGGAGAAGGGCAGCAGGCAGGCGGCGAGCGCGGGCAGGAGGTGGTTGCGGTGTTGCATGGGGTCGGGTGTTGATCGGGGATACGGGCACCGGGACACGCGGTGGCGTTCCTTCGACCAACGGCGCTCGCGCGTCGACAGGACGTCCGGCCCACGCGTGGAACTTCCACCGATCCTTGCCATCTTTCGGGACAACCGCCCGAACATGGCATCCCCTGACAACGAGATCAAAAAGAACGGTGGCCTGCTGATCGCCGGCGGCCTCTTCATCGGCATGGGCGTCGGCTTCCTGCTGAACAAGCTGACGGCCGGACTCTTCATCGGTCTCGGTGCCGGTCTGGTGGCCGCGGCCATCTACCAGGCGCGGGCCAAGCGCGGATCCTGAACGGCGGCGGTTGAACGTTCGGCGTATGGCAGGCCCGGTCCATCGGTCCACACGCCGTGGGCGAAGCTCCACCGGTTCCTTTGCACCGCGGTATTAGTAGAGCAAAGGCGCCGTCGCGCATGAAGAAGCGCGGGGTCCAGAAGACCGGAAGCCTGCTCGGCGTGGTCTCGCGGATGCCCTCTACCCCTCTCCTGGCCTTCGGCCGGCTGGGCGGCCGGCCCGCTCCCACTGGACCTCACCGCGATCACGTTCTACTTCCGCCAGGATATCCACGAAGGCAGGAACGGCGCCCCGAAGGCGCCGTTCTCATGCGGTGCATCCGATCGGCTCATTGGCCGGAGGCCATCTTCAGACCATCCTCGATCATGCCGAAGAACTGGTCCATCTTGGGCAGGATGACGATGCGGATGCGGCGGTTGCGTGAGCGCCCCTCGGGCGTGTCGTTGCCCACCAGCGGCAGGTACTCACTGCGGCCGGCGGCGGTGATGCGGGCGGGGTCCACCTTGTAGTCGTCCTGCAGCACCCGGGTGATGGTGACCGCGCGGGACACGCTGAGGTCCCAATTGTCCTTGAAACACTCGCGGCTGATGGGCACATTGTCGGTGTGGCCCTCCACCAGCACCTCCTGGTCGGGCTTGTCGTTGAGCACCGTGGCCACCTTGCCGAGCACCTCGCGGGCGCGGGCCGAGAGCTCGGTGCTGCCGGTGCGGAACATCATCTTGTCGCTGAGCTCGATGAAGACGACGCTCTTCTCCACGTTCACCACCACATCCGTGTCGTTGAGGTTGCCCAGGGAGCTCTTGAGGCTGACGACCAGGGCCAGGGTGACGCTGTCCTTCTTGGTCAGTGCGTCCTGCAGGGTGCGGATCCGAAGGTCCTGTTCCTTGATCTGCTCCAGCGACTTCTCCAGGTTGGCGGCCTCCTGCTTGCTGAGGGTGGCCATCTGGTCCACGTTGTTGAGCAGGGCGGCGTTGGTGTTGTTCAACTGGGCCACCTGGTCCTTGAGGTGCTCGTTCTTGTTCTGCAGCTCGGCCAGGCGCGCTTCCAGCACGGCCTTCTCGCTCCGGCACCCGTCGAGCCCGCGGTTGCACTCGTCGAGCTTGTTCTTGAGGGTCTCGTTGGAGAGGGTGAGGGCGGTGTACTTCTTCTTGGATACGCAGCTGGTG is a window encoding:
- a CDS encoding DNA translocase FtsK, which encodes MPVANERKNRVRSSEDDAPVETPKRATKRNKPRDAGPGWWSRTRAFVADRRTHKVFGLFLVLLSGYLLVAFVSYLFTWRADQDLTNRSWGALLSREVEADNWLGKLGALVSHQFIRSWFGVAAFVFVLWSFLGGLRILVGSWLLPVRRTLTWSAVTLFWLPAALAFAFRSGELAFLGGALGYTVNGHLTGLLGNFGAAALLLFSLGAVLTAVFDPNFSWLATLMQRRTAAPVERAVTEEPVEIKANRVRTETVSEPAAPATEPVAEVMGTDRPDEAEVEELEEVVEEPEPTLEEEIGMEVEGLEPAAGLELDVTPSPPDELPADPILPAVPIAVDGMSVVAAAEDKVLTEDQIEAKLQEFGEYDPTLDLSSYELPPLDLLVDHGTGEVTVTKEELEANKDRIVATLGHYNIGIDKIKATIGPTVTLYEIIPQAGVRISKIKNLEDDIALSLAALGIRIIAPIPGKGTIGIEVPNSRPQVVGMRAVVASEKFQNTSMDLPIVLGKTISNETFVTDLSKMPHLLMAGATGQGKSVGLNAILVSLLYKKHPSQIKFVLVDPKKVELTLFNKIERHFLAKLPGEGEAIITDTKKVVATLNSLCIEMDERYELLKDAQVRNIKEYNSKFIQRRLNPENGHRYLPYIVLVVDEFADLIMTAGREVETPIARLAQLARAIGIHLIIATQRPSVNIITGTIKANFPARIAFRVTSKVDSRTILDSGGAEQLIGRGDMLLSTGNDLIRIQCAFVDTPEVDKICDFIGAQRGYPDALILPEVPTEEGGELDVDDGERDSMFEEAARLVVQTQQGSTSLIQRKLKLGYNRAGRIVDQLEAAGVLGPFEGSKARRVMIPNEAALAAHLNQGVAAGPGVGGF
- a CDS encoding type II toxin-antitoxin system VapC family toxin, yielding MTVERLLVDTNVLVYHLGGRADATRALQDVEVHISFVTEIELQSKATLSAKDLLSIQAAMANFRISDVNPSIKQMAAALRRKHGLKFADALVAATALHLNLPLLTADGGFERLKGEMEIRSL
- a CDS encoding sulfatase-like hydrolase/transferase, which codes for MRHLLASTLWAVVLSVNAQQPNILLVIADDLGLDPVPGYAPWVDKAAMPNLEALMAQGLTFDNVWADPLCSPTRSTIITGRYGFRTGVLNPGDLSLLPAGETTLHRHLSDLNSGYASCIIGKWHLGGQQPDPTYPNIMGVPHFAGILSGAVSSYTSWSLTVDGVTSPSTDYVTTALTDRAIDWIDQQTTPWFCWLAYNAPHTPLHRPPLFLHQQGPLPVHPDSIAANPMPYYLAMVESVDHEVDRLLASLTAAELANTVVLFIGDNGTSPDVIQVPYPPNHAKGTLYEGGVRVPLVIAGPGITRAGEREAALVNTTDLFATIVELTGHALPAYEDSRSLVPLFTQTGQTVRSCLFANVSQGAVSGHAIRDERWKLIDLDDGTQQFFDLLNDPWESTDLLLGGLNTSEQQAYDALQAACQPATAVPEQAGPSTFTVIPNPSTGLVTVQAPASAPIEVRIHDAAGSLVRALRITTTMDLTDLEPGFYFITMEQGGQQGVVRFVKL
- a CDS encoding flagellar motor protein MotB, giving the protein MTRATLITAALGALLLGSTSCVSKKKYTALTLSNETLKNKLDECNRGLDGCRSEKAVLEARLAELQNKNEHLKDQVAQLNNTNAALLNNVDQMATLSKQEAANLEKSLEQIKEQDLRIRTLQDALTKKDSVTLALVVSLKSSLGNLNDTDVVVNVEKSVVFIELSDKMMFRTGSTELSARAREVLGKVATVLNDKPDQEVLVEGHTDNVPISRECFKDNWDLSVSRAVTITRVLQDDYKVDPARITAAGRSEYLPLVGNDTPEGRSRNRRIRIVILPKMDQFFGMIEDGLKMASGQ